One Anolis carolinensis isolate JA03-04 chromosome 4, rAnoCar3.1.pri, whole genome shotgun sequence DNA window includes the following coding sequences:
- the bcl10 gene encoding B-cell lymphoma/leukemia 10 — MAGSGVALPERPLTDDEMAEVKKEVLEWLRDYLCDKIIADRHFDYLRSRKILSREDTEEISCRPSSRKKAGKLLDYLAEHPKGLDALIGSIRREGTQNFLLEKITDAVLKAKNEKLKSLKGLSCSSCMVAVYEQTNNLSRSQSNDSNVFESRKDRETAYLPQGEYNTAAFVSAASLCSMNLPITEVGNTENSVFSATLPGPGDSGAPPLPPQMQNEQEETCPTSSDNPFLPLRSRSLLPQ; from the exons ATGGCGGGCTCCGGGGTGGCGCTGCCGGAGAGGCCGCTCACCGACGACGAGATGGCGGAGGTGAAAAAGGAA GTTTTAGAATGGTTACGAGACTACCTCTGTGACAAAATAATTGCAGACAGACACTTTGATTATCTACGTTCAAGGAAGATACTCAGTAGAGAGGACACTGAAGAAATCTCCTGTCGACCCTCAAGTAGGAAGAAGGCTGGCAAGCTGTTGGATTActtagcagagcatccaaaaggaCTAGATGCCTTGATAGGATCTATCAGACGTGAAGGAACACAGAACTTCCTACTAGAAAAGATAACGGATGCTGTTTTGAAAGCAAAAAATGAAAAACTAAAAAGCCTCAAAG GACTGAGCTGTAGCAGTTGCATGGTTGCAGTATATGAGCAAACCAACAATCTCTCCAGGTCTCAGTCGAATGACTCAAATGTATTTGAAAGCCGAAAAGACCGAGAAACGGCCTACCTTCCTCAAGGAGAGTATAATACAGCTGCATTCGTATCTGCCGCTTCTCTTTGTTCAATGAATTTACCAATTACAGAAGTTGGAAATACAGAAAACTCAGTTTTCTCAGCCACTCTTCCTGGACCTGGGGATTCTGGAGCTCCTCCTCTTCCGCCGCAAATGCAGAACGAACAAGAGGAAACGTGCCCCACTTCCAGTGACAATCCCTTCCTGCCTTTAAGATCTCGCTCGCTTCTGCCACAGTGA